A region of Paenibacillus sp. 37 DNA encodes the following proteins:
- the hrcA gene encoding heat-inducible transcriptional repressor HrcA, producing the protein MLTERQRMILNAIVDDYIRSAEPVGSRSISKRGDVGYSPATIRNEMADLEDMGFLEQPHTSAGRIPSHKGYRYYVDHLVPWNQVEPQELDDLKSFFAEKLNVMEQVIQHASNILSHMTNYTSILLGPEVFHTSLRHFQLLPLNESEAVAIIVTNTGQVENKTVQIPPEISVAEMENVVRLLNTKLVGVPIYKLKSRLYTELGQEMERHITRYEEVMQVLNSAFDNEHDNRLFLSGATNMLTQPEFKDIEKVKDILDLLEETPTLMKLMMPVPGGSGIQVRIGTENDHEAFANCSLITASYSLDGEALGSIGILGPTRMDYARVIHILNTLSRDLTAMLTHRFK; encoded by the coding sequence ATGTTAACAGAGCGTCAACGAATGATTCTGAACGCTATAGTGGATGACTATATCCGTTCAGCTGAGCCCGTAGGGTCCCGGAGCATTTCCAAAAGGGGAGATGTTGGATACAGTCCGGCGACGATCCGTAATGAAATGGCGGACCTTGAAGATATGGGCTTTCTGGAACAGCCGCATACATCGGCTGGACGCATTCCATCCCATAAAGGCTATCGATATTATGTCGATCATTTGGTTCCTTGGAATCAAGTGGAGCCTCAGGAGTTGGATGATCTGAAGTCGTTCTTCGCTGAAAAGTTGAACGTCATGGAGCAAGTTATTCAGCATGCATCCAATATTTTGTCACATATGACGAATTATACTTCGATCCTGCTTGGACCGGAAGTATTCCATACGTCCTTACGTCACTTTCAATTGCTTCCGCTGAACGAGAGTGAAGCTGTGGCAATCATCGTGACCAATACAGGTCAAGTGGAGAACAAGACGGTTCAGATTCCACCAGAAATCTCGGTAGCCGAGATGGAAAATGTGGTTCGCTTGTTAAATACCAAGCTTGTGGGCGTACCCATCTACAAATTGAAATCCCGTCTTTATACCGAACTTGGGCAAGAGATGGAACGGCATATTACACGTTATGAGGAAGTTATGCAGGTGCTGAACAGTGCCTTTGATAACGAACATGATAATCGTCTGTTCCTCAGTGGTGCCACCAATATGTTGACTCAACCGGAGTTTAAAGATATCGAAAAGGTAAAAGATATTCTTGACCTGCTGGAAGAGACACCAACACTCATGAAATTGATGATGCCCGTGCCGGGTGGATCTGGTATTCAAGTGCGAATCGGCACTGAGAATGATCATGAAGCCTTTGCCAACTGCAGCCTGATTACAGCTTCCTATTCATTGGACGGTGAGGCTTTGGGTTCGATCGGTATTCTAGGACCCACGCGGATGGATTATGCACGTGTCATTCATATTCTAAATACACTATCCCGTGACTTGACGGCGATGCTGACACATCGTTTCAAATAA
- the dnaK gene encoding molecular chaperone DnaK, giving the protein MSKVIGIDLGTTNSCVAVMEGGEAVVIPNPEGARTTPSVVGFKKDGERVVGETAKRQAITNPDRTIMSIKRHMGTSHKETIDSKDYSAQEISAIILQKLKTDAEAYLGQTVTQAVITVPAYFNDSQRQATKDAGKIAGLEVLRIVNEPTAAALAYGMEKSEDQTILVYDLGGGTFDVSILELGDGFFEVKATSGDNKLGGDDFDQVIIDYLVSEFKKDQGIDLSKDKAAVQRLKDAAEKAKKELSGVLTTTISLPFITVADGVPQHLELNLSRAKFEEISAGLVERTLEPTRRALSDAGMTPNDIDKIVLVGGSTRIPAVQEAIKKLTGKEPHKGVNPDEVVALGAAVQAGVLTGDVKDVVLLDVTPLSLGIETAGGVFTKMIERNTTIPTSKSQVFSTYADNQPSVEIHVLQGEREMAAGNKSLGRFMLGDIPPAPRGVPQIEVSFDIDANGIVNVSATDKGTNKTQKITITSSSGLSDAEVEQMMKDAELHAEEDKKRRELVEAKNSADQLIYSVDKTIKDLGEKADAGEVEKANAAKEKLQGVLASDNLEDIKAATEELTEIVQQLSVKLYEQAQAQEQEAQGAEEQQGSAKRDNVVDADYEVVDEDKKQN; this is encoded by the coding sequence ATGAGCAAAGTAATTGGTATTGACTTAGGAACAACAAACTCATGCGTAGCAGTAATGGAAGGCGGCGAGGCTGTCGTAATTCCAAATCCGGAGGGCGCACGTACAACTCCATCCGTAGTCGGTTTCAAAAAAGATGGAGAGCGCGTTGTAGGTGAAACAGCAAAACGTCAAGCGATCACCAATCCGGATCGTACCATCATGTCGATCAAACGTCACATGGGTACTTCCCACAAGGAAACAATCGATAGCAAAGACTACTCCGCACAAGAGATCTCTGCAATCATTCTGCAAAAATTGAAAACTGATGCTGAAGCTTATCTGGGTCAAACGGTAACTCAAGCAGTTATCACTGTACCAGCTTACTTCAATGACAGTCAGCGTCAAGCGACTAAAGATGCTGGTAAAATTGCAGGTTTGGAAGTTCTGCGTATCGTCAACGAGCCGACAGCAGCAGCTTTGGCATACGGTATGGAGAAATCCGAAGACCAAACGATCCTCGTATATGACCTGGGTGGCGGTACGTTCGACGTATCCATTCTTGAACTGGGTGATGGCTTCTTCGAAGTTAAAGCAACTAGCGGGGACAACAAACTAGGCGGGGATGACTTTGACCAAGTAATCATTGATTACCTCGTAAGTGAATTCAAAAAAGATCAAGGCATTGACTTGAGTAAAGATAAGGCAGCGGTTCAACGTTTGAAAGATGCAGCGGAAAAAGCGAAAAAAGAACTTTCCGGCGTATTGACTACAACGATCTCCTTGCCGTTCATCACAGTTGCTGATGGCGTTCCACAACATTTGGAGTTGAACCTGAGCCGTGCGAAATTTGAAGAAATCTCTGCAGGTCTGGTTGAGCGTACGCTTGAACCAACTCGTCGTGCATTGAGTGATGCGGGTATGACGCCTAACGATATCGACAAGATCGTATTGGTTGGTGGTTCGACACGTATTCCAGCAGTACAAGAAGCTATCAAAAAACTGACGGGTAAAGAGCCACACAAAGGCGTTAACCCGGATGAAGTTGTAGCTTTGGGTGCTGCTGTACAAGCGGGCGTACTGACAGGTGACGTGAAAGACGTTGTATTGCTCGACGTAACGCCATTGTCCCTGGGTATCGAAACAGCGGGTGGCGTATTCACTAAAATGATCGAGCGTAACACTACGATTCCTACAAGCAAATCTCAAGTGTTCTCCACTTATGCAGACAATCAACCAAGTGTTGAGATTCATGTTCTGCAAGGTGAGCGTGAGATGGCAGCGGGTAACAAATCGCTTGGACGTTTCATGTTGGGTGATATTCCACCAGCTCCACGTGGCGTTCCACAGATCGAAGTTAGCTTCGATATTGATGCCAACGGTATCGTTAACGTATCTGCAACGGATAAAGGTACGAACAAAACTCAAAAAATCACAATTACTTCTTCCAGCGGTTTGAGCGATGCTGAAGTTGAGCAAATGATGAAAGATGCTGAGTTGCACGCTGAAGAAGATAAAAAACGCAGAGAACTCGTTGAAGCGAAAAACAGTGCAGATCAATTGATCTACTCTGTTGACAAAACGATTAAAGATCTTGGCGAAAAAGCTGATGCTGGCGAAGTTGAAAAAGCGAATGCTGCCAAAGAAAAACTGCAAGGCGTTCTGGCATCCGACAACCTGGAAGATATCAAAGCTGCTACAGAAGAACTGACAGAGATCGTTCAACAACTGTCCGTGAAACTGTATGAGCAGGCTCAGGCGCAAGAGCAAGAAGCGCAAGGTGCTGAAGAGCAACAAGGT
- a CDS encoding N-acetyltransferase, with amino-acid sequence MSVICRKAVPEDVEPLYEMIKGYAERGIMLPRSREILHRQLEHFVVAEVDGEVVGCGSLCRLGNDLVEVRSLGISEGHKGLGIGSRLLDRLVEEAEKQQIPKVMALTYEVSFFLKNGFAVVEKEIFPEKVWTDCVHCSKQDCCDEIAVLKELNVSA; translated from the coding sequence ATGTCGGTAATATGCAGAAAAGCTGTGCCGGAAGATGTTGAACCACTGTATGAAATGATTAAGGGCTATGCAGAGCGTGGGATCATGCTTCCGCGATCACGGGAAATACTGCACCGACAGCTGGAGCACTTTGTTGTAGCCGAAGTTGATGGTGAAGTGGTGGGTTGCGGATCACTTTGTCGTCTGGGGAATGATTTGGTGGAAGTCAGGTCACTCGGTATCTCGGAAGGACACAAAGGGCTCGGTATTGGCTCCCGATTGCTGGACCGACTGGTAGAAGAAGCAGAGAAACAACAGATTCCTAAGGTGATGGCGTTGACATATGAAGTATCCTTCTTCCTCAAAAACGGCTTTGCCGTGGTGGAAAAAGAGATTTTCCCCGAGAAAGTATGGACTGACTGTGTTCATTGCAGCAAGCAGGATTGTTGTGACGAGATCGCGGTATTAAAAGAGCTTAACGTTTCAGCCTAA
- the grpE gene encoding nucleotide exchange factor GrpE encodes MKEEQSFTEEQEVTAAEQEPINEAGAAEAQAEEMADQEQDELARLKAEAEEQQQRYVRAQADFDNFRRRTQKEKEELAKYASMKLVTELVPVIDNFERAMATVPEGAEVESFSKGIQMIFRQLETVMNNEGLTAMESVGQPFNPEFHQAIMQVESDEYEEGIVVEEVQKGYMLKDKVLRPAMVKVSS; translated from the coding sequence TTGAAAGAGGAGCAATCATTTACAGAAGAACAAGAGGTAACAGCAGCTGAGCAGGAACCTATTAATGAAGCTGGCGCTGCAGAAGCACAAGCTGAAGAGATGGCTGATCAGGAGCAGGATGAGCTTGCGCGTCTGAAGGCAGAAGCTGAGGAGCAACAACAGCGTTATGTCCGTGCACAGGCTGATTTTGATAACTTCCGTCGTCGTACTCAGAAGGAAAAAGAAGAATTGGCTAAATACGCTTCGATGAAGCTGGTCACCGAACTGGTACCGGTTATTGATAACTTCGAGCGCGCCATGGCTACTGTACCGGAAGGAGCAGAGGTCGAATCTTTCTCCAAGGGCATCCAAATGATTTTCCGTCAATTGGAAACCGTGATGAATAATGAAGGTCTGACGGCTATGGAATCGGTTGGACAACCGTTCAATCCTGAATTCCACCAAGCCATTATGCAAGTGGAGAGCGACGAGTACGAAGAAGGTATCGTCGTTGAGGAAGTCCAAAAAGGCTACATGCTGAAAGATAAAGTGCTTCGTCCAGCTATGGTTAAAGTCAGCTCATAA